The following coding sequences are from one Terriglobales bacterium window:
- a CDS encoding biopolymer transporter ExbD, with protein MAMAIGGKAGPSASMNVTPLIDVLLVLIIIFMVLPTPKQTGEEALIPHPSEAPQPVTPERTVVVQLLEGPGSRPELKINGEDVSWAGLRGRLHDVLKIRAERVLFVKADSSRL; from the coding sequence ATGGCAATGGCCATCGGAGGGAAGGCCGGTCCGTCGGCCTCGATGAACGTCACGCCGCTGATCGATGTGCTGCTGGTGCTGATCATCATCTTCATGGTGCTGCCCACACCCAAGCAGACAGGAGAGGAAGCACTGATCCCGCATCCCTCGGAGGCGCCGCAACCCGTGACGCCGGAGCGGACGGTGGTCGTGCAACTGCTCGAGGGCCCGGGCAGCCGGCCGGAACTGAAAATCAATGGTGAGGACGTCTCCTGGGCAGGCCTGCGCGGACGCCTGCACGACGTTCTGAAGATCCGCGCCGAACGGGTGCTCTTCGTGAAAGCAGACTCAAGTCGATTATGA
- a CDS encoding DUF6632 domain-containing protein yields the protein MSDLARSKYLRVALVLSGLIFVFGIYPLMQMWPAGWRWNPNQPEYEQMILGIYATLGVFLLLASRDPLKHLSLIWFTVWSSLVHAGIMAGQSFHYPGERGHLYGDVPALLIVAVALAALVPRKGAG from the coding sequence GTGAGCGATTTGGCAAGATCGAAATATCTCCGTGTTGCCCTGGTGCTGTCCGGCCTGATCTTCGTGTTCGGCATCTATCCGCTCATGCAGATGTGGCCCGCAGGATGGCGCTGGAATCCCAACCAGCCCGAGTATGAGCAGATGATCCTGGGAATCTATGCGACGCTGGGAGTCTTCCTGCTGCTCGCGTCGCGCGATCCCTTGAAGCACCTCAGCCTGATCTGGTTCACGGTATGGTCGAGCTTGGTGCATGCCGGCATCATGGCGGGGCAGTCCTTCCATTATCCCGGGGAGCGCGGACATCTGTATGGAGACGTGCCTGCCTTGTTGATCGTCGCGGTTGCGCTGGCGGCTCTGGTGCCCAGGAAAGGCGCCGGTTAG